AAGGTTGCGCCTGCTGCAGAAACTCCGGGCTCGCCAGGAGCTCATCCAGCAGCAGGCCGCAGGGGAGTGCAGACGAGCGCCCCGGCTCCTGGAGCGCCTGGGAGGGCGCCGGGATGCCTTGCATCTGCCCCTGCCGCGCGGAGGCCTCCGGGGGCgcgggctggggaggtggagctgccccggcttggggttcccacgccgccccggcgacctggggaccccggccccagccccaccacggGCTCCCCTGGGACGTGGGTGGCGCAAGCACACCTTGGCCCTGCGGCCCCGCTTGAGCGGGCCCAGGCTGTCCCACCGCGCAAGGGCCCGGCAGGCCGTCGCGCTGCGGGTCCCGGTCCTCCCGGCTTTTGCCCGGGTGCGGAGGCCACCGAGGAGCCTGAGGGTGGGAGAGCGCCCCTTCCGGAGGAGCCGGGGCGGCGTAGGCAAAATCCCCGCGCGCCGGGGCAGGTTGGGAGATCCCCTCCGCCGGCGCGGCCCGGCTGGGCTGCAGCACGGGGGCGGCCCTCGCCGCCTGGCTCACGAAAGCCCCCTGTGGGAGAGCCCCAGGCGCGCAGGGCACGTGGGGTGCGGGAAGCCCCGTTCCCCACGCGCCGGTGTGGGCGAAGGCGACCCACGAGGGAGCAGGGTGACACCCGCCGGGGGCCGCGTTGCACAGGCCGCCTGCCTGCGCGGGcgccctgccaccctgtcccggGTGCCTGGCCCTTCGATTCTGAAACCAGATCTGAATCCTGGACTCCGGGAGGCCCGTCTCTCTGGCCAGCTCTTCCCGGGCGGCGATGCCTGGAAAGCGATCCTTCTCAAAGGCTCGGAGGAGCAGGGCGGTCTGGGATCCGGTGACGGCGGTCCGCTTTCGCCGGCCTTCTGGCGGGCCGCGTCTCCCGGGCCAGGGCCGAGATTCCCGCCGGTGCTGCCTCAGCTGGCGCGACCTCTcattctgaaaccaaatctgGACCCTGGGCTCCGGAATGCCGATGGCCTGGGCCAGCCGTTCTCTGGTGGCGATGCCCGGGTACGGGTTCCGCTCAAAGCAGGCTCGCAGGGCCTCGCTTTGGCTCGGGGTCCAAACGAGTCTCCGTCGCCGTCCTCGTCCCCGGGCTTCCGCGGGGAGGGTGCTGTCCGAAGGTGTCGGGAGGGCCATCGCGGTGAGCCCCGGCCGGAATGTCACGGACGGACGCgggcagagagaggccggcgGGCTCCCGTGCACCTCAGCCGGCCTGTGCACTGCGGCAGGTGCAGCCAGGAGGCCTGCccggacagccagccagccagccagccagccggccggCCAGCGGCCCTTATAAAggcccacaggcaggcaggctccaCCCCTTCATGAATGGCGGTGAGCACCCCTGGGACAGCCCGCCCCACCCCGGAAGGGACCCAGGGCAAGTCGAGGCCTGCGGCCggcggggtggtggtggggggggggggttggggggtggggcagggcgtggtggtggtggtggtggtggtggtggtggtgggggtggggccggAGAGACgaagaggaagggggagagggggaaggggtgaggggggcGCGTTTCGCGGGCTGGCTCTCCGGACCTCTCCAGGGATCCCGCGGGAACGGGAAGCCGCTCTCTGGGCTCCCACGCGTCTGCAGCAgggagaaaccagcctgggagggtggaggggagtgtGGAACTGAACCTCCGTGGGAGTCTTGAGTGTTCCAGGCCCTCTCTCCGTGAAGGAGGCAATGCCTGTGGGTGTCGCCGTTGCCGGGACAGTCTCACACACGCAGGCGTGTGGCTCTCGTTCATTTCCACGTAGAAGACCAGAGCGAGACCCCAGAGAGGAGATGCCTCCCCGGCGTGATGGCCTGACGATGGATTCCCGTGTGCGGCAACATGGGGAGTCTGCAGTGTGGTCGGTTTGGAAGCTGGCAAGGAGAGCGAAGGCACCATGCCGGGCTTCCACCCTTCCCTGCATGTTTccgggtgcccgcagagctccgGGAGCAAACAGTCAGCATGGCCAGCCTTTCGGGGGCCGGAGAGACGTGGGCAACAGGCCGCCTTGCAGAGGGCAAAGCCACGCGGAAACCAAAATCACGCCTCCGTCGTCCTGCGTGTGGCTCCTCCGTGGTCGGGGCTGTCGGCCTCGCGCTGCGTTGCAGGGCTCAGCCTGGGGATGTGCGGTCTGTGAACCGCGCGGGTGAAAACCCGACGGCAACCCGAGTCCCGGTCTTTTGTCCCTGAGGAAACCGCCCACTCCCTGGGCCACGGAACCGGGGCGAATGAGTGCCGCGCCGGACGCTGACCGTTTTCCCGGAGGGCGGGGGTCCCGCTACTCCCGGAGGCCGAAGACCGcttttcctccctgccttcctccctctgtccccgGCTCCCTCCCGCCCGCCCCCAGTCCCTGCGTCGCTCTGTCTTTCCCTCcgttcctccctgcctccctgcctccctgcctccctccctccctccctccctcctaacgTCCCTCCGCCCATCCTTCCGCCCCTCTAGGTCTCccgttcctctctccatctctgcccgCCTTCCCTCCCGCCTGGAACGCTCAGCGTCCCCGGTGTGCGCCGGGCCTGGGGTCTGCGTTCCGCCGCCAGGCGCTCCGTGCtggcagctgggaggctgcaggggccCGGGCGGGCGGGCGACGGTGGCGCGGAGGCGCAGAGGAGGCGAGCCGCCGGAGCGGTGTCAGGCCTGGACGCTGCGCGGGCCCGGTGTTTCGCGGGACGGGGgtctccacccagcccaggggaCGACGCATtttccgggggtggggggtgggggtggggagggggcggtcAGGCggcggggtggggtggtggaaaggcatgagagctctgcccgggCTGCCCGCTCCCACAGCCCAGGCGGCTGCCCGCAAACCCGCGCGTGCGCAGTAGGCGGCCCACCTGCTGGTACCTGGGCCGGCTCTGGGATCCCCgggatgcccaggaaagaatggcaGTTCTCCGCTGTGTGGAGTCTCTCACCGGGCCTAGACCTAGAAGGCAGGAATCCCAGGCCGGTCAGCCCGGTGGAGGCGGCGGGGCGAAGACACGCCCCTCCGTAGCCAGCCAGGTGTTCCCCGCGAAAGAGAGAGAGGCCACCGCCCTCGCCCCGAACCACCCGACCCCGTCCCAACCCCGCGTCCTAAAGCTCCTCCAGCAGAAGCCGGTATTCTTCCTCGCTGAGGGGTGCTTCCAGCGAGGCGGCCTCTTCCGAGGCCTCCAGCTCCCCCGGGGCCTCCGTTTCTAGGAAAGGTTGCGCCTGCTGCAGAAACTCCGGGCTCGCCAGGAGCTCATCCAGCAGCAGGCCGCAGGGGAGTGCAGACGAGCGCCCCGGCTCCTGGAGCGCCTGGGAGGGCGCCGGGATGCCTTGCATCTGCCCCTGCCGCGCGGAGGCCTCCGGGGGCgcgggctggggaggtggagctgccccggcttggggttcccacgccgccccggcgacctggggaccccggccccagccccaccacggGCTCCCCTGGGACGTGGGTGGCGCAAGCACACCTTGGCCCTGCGGCCCCGCTTGAGCGGGCCCAGGCTGTCCCACCGCGCAAGGGCCCGGCAGGCCGTCGCGCTGCGGGTCCCGGTCCTCCCGGCTTTTGCCCGGGTGCGGAGGCCACCGAGGAGCCTGAGGGTGGGAGAGCGCCCCTTCCGGAGGAGCCGGGGCGGCGTAGGCAAAATCCCCGCGCGCCGGGGCAGGTTGGGAGATCCCCTCCGCCGGCGCGGCCCGGCTGGGCTGCAGCACGGGGGCGGCCCTCGCCGCCTGGCTCACGAAAGCCCCCTGTGGGAGAGCCCCAGGCGCGCAGGGCACGTGGGGTGCGGGAAGCCCCGTTCCCCACGCGCCGGTGTGGGCGAAGGCGACCCACGAGGGAGCAGGGTGACACCCGCCGGGGGCCGCGTTGCACAGGCCGCCTGCCTGCGCGGGcgccctgccaccctgtcccggGTGCCTGGCCCTTCGATTCTGAAACCAGATCTGAATCCTGGACTCCGGGAGGCCCGTCTCTCTGGCCAGCTCTTCCCGGGCGGCGATGCCTGGAAAGCGATCCTTCTCAAAGGCTCGGAGGAGCAGGGCGGTCTGGGATCCGGTGACGGCGGTCCGCTTTCGCCGGCCTTCTGGCGGGCCGCGTCTCCCGGGCCAGGGCCGAGATTCCCGCCGGTGCTGCCTCAGCTGGCGCGACCTCTcattctgaaaccaaatctgGACCCTGGGCTCCGGAATGCCGATGGCCTGGGCCAGCCGTTCTCTGGTGGCGATGCCCGGGTACGGGTTCCGCTCAAAGCAGGCTCGCAGGGCCTCGCTTTGGCTCGGGGTCCAAACGAGTCTCCGTCGCCGTCCTCGTCCCCGGGCTTCCGCGGGGAGGGTGCTGTCCGAAGGTGTCGGGAGGGCCATCGCGGTGAGCCCCGGCCGGAATGTCACGGACGGACGCgggcagagagaggccggcgGGCTCCCGTGCACCTCAGCCGGCCTGTGCACTGCGGCAGGTGCAGCCAGGAGGCCTGCccggacagccagccagccagccagccagccggccggCCAGCGGCCCTTATAAAggcccacaggcaggcaggctccaCCCCTTCATGAATGGCGGTGAGCACCCCTGGGACAGCCCGCCCCACCCCGGAAGGGACCCAGGGCAAGTCGAGGCCTGCGGCCggcggggtggtggtggggggggggggttggggggtggggcagggcgtggtggtggtggtggtggtggtggtggtggtgggggtggggccggAGAGACgaagaggaagggggagagggggaaggggtgaggggggcGCGTTTCGCGGGCTGGCTCTCCGGACCTCTCCAGGGATCCCGCGGGAACGGGAAGCCGCTCTCTGGGCTCCCACGCGTCTGCAGCAgggagaaaccagcctgggagggtggaggggagtgtGGAACTGAACCTCCGTGGGAGTCTTGAGTGTTCCAGGCCCTCTCTCCGTGAAGGAGGCAATGCCTGTGGGTGTCGCCGTTGCCGGGACAGTCTCACACACGCAGGCGTGTGGCTCTCGTTCATTTCCACGTAGAAGACCAGAGCGAGACCCCAGAGAGGAGATGCCTCCCCGGCGTGATGGCCTGACGATGGATTCCCGTGTGCGGCAACATGGGGAGTCTGCAGTGTGGTCGGTTTGGAAGCTGGCAAGGAGAGCGAAGGCACCATGCCGGGCTTCCACCCTTCCCTGCATGTTTccgggtgcccgcagagctccgGGAGCAAACAGTCAGCATGGCCAGCCTTTCGGGGGCCGGAGAGACGTGGGCAACAGGCCGCCTTGCAGAGGGCAAAGCCACGCGGAAACCAAAATCACGCCTCCGTCGTCCTGCGTGTGGCTCCTCCGTGGTCGGGGCTGTCGGCCTCGCGCTGCGTTGCAGGGCTCAGCCTGGGGATGTGCGGTCTGTGAACCGCGCGGGTGAAAACCCGACGGCAACCCGAGTCCCGGTCTTTTGTCCCTGAGGAAACCGCCCACTCCCTGGGCCACGGAACCGGGGCGAATGAGTGCCGCGCCGGACGCTGACCGTTTTCCCGGAGGGCGGGGGTCCCGCTACTCCCGGAGGCCGAAGACCGcttttcctccctgccttcctccctctgtccccgGCTCCCTCCCGCCCGCCCCCAGTCCCTGCGTCGCTCTGTCTTTCCCTCcgttcctccctgcctccctgcctccctgcctccctccctccctccctccctcctaacgTCCCTCCGCCCATCCTTCCGCCCCTCTAGGTCTCccgttcctctctccatctctgcccgCCTTCCCTCCCGCCTGGAACGCTCAGCGTCCCCGGTGTGCGCCGGGCCTGGGGTCTGCGTTCCGCCGCCAGGCGCTCCGTGCtggcagctgggaggctgcaggggccCGGGCGGGCGGGCGACGGTGGCGCGGAGGCGCAGAGGAGGCGAGCCGCCGGAGCG
This genomic interval from Gorilla gorilla gorilla isolate KB3781 chromosome 3, NHGRI_mGorGor1-v2.1_pri, whole genome shotgun sequence contains the following:
- the LOC129532810 gene encoding double homeobox protein 4-like protein 4, whose amino-acid sequence is MALPTPSDSTLPAEARGRGRRRRLVWTPSQSEALRACFERNPYPGIATRERLAQAIGIPEPRVQIWFQNERSRQLRQHRRESRPWPGRRGPPEGRRKRTAVTGSQTALLLRAFEKDRFPGIAAREELARETGLPESRIQIWFQNRRARHPGQGGRAPAQAGGLCNAAPGGCHPAPSWVAFAHTGAWGTGLPAPHVPCAPGALPQGAFVSQAARAAPVLQPSRAAPAEGISQPAPARGDFAYAAPAPPEGALSHPQAPRWPPHPGKSREDRDPQRDGLPGPCAVGQPGPAQAGPQGQGVLAPPTSQGSPWWGWGRGPQVAGAAWEPQAGAAPPPQPAPPEASARQGQMQGIPAPSQALQEPGRSSALPCGLLLDELLASPEFLQQAQPFLETEAPGELEASEEAASLEAPLSEEEYRLLLEEL
- the LOC129532828 gene encoding double homeobox protein 4-like protein 4; translation: MALPTPSDSTLPAEARGRGRRRRLVWTPSQSEALRACFERNPYPGIATRERLAQAIGIPEPRVQIWFQNERSRQLRQHRRESRPWPGRRGPPEGRRKRTAVTGSQTALLLRAFEKDRFPGIAAREELARETGLPESRIQIWFQNRRARHPGQGGRAPAQAGGLCNAAPGGCHPAPSWVAFAHTGAWGTGLPAPHVPCAPGALPQGAFVSQAARAAPVLQPSRAAPAEGISQPAPARGDFAYAAPAPPEGALSHPQAPRWPPHPGKSREDRDPQRDGLPGPCAVGQPGPAQAGPQGQGVLAPPTSQGSPWWGWGRGPQVAGAAWEPQAGAAPPPQPAPPEASARQGQMQGIPAPSQALQEPGRSSALPCGLLLDELLASPEFLQQAQPFLETEAPGELEASEEAASLEAPLSEEEYRLLLEEL